The Thermodesulfobacteriota bacterium genome contains a region encoding:
- a CDS encoding SDR family oxidoreductase → MILLTGLSSTTGLRVAKKLLKSGHGFNALLKDAAKDSDLKSKRVNLVKGSLDNTESLEKAMDGIENALLISPVSENQFKIEKKFIDAAKKSGVKHLVKFSAIGADPDSESMILRNHGLSEKHLKKSGLRYTIVRPNLFMQNFVDFYGHEIKKKKQLKLPLKNAKCGYVDLRDTVRVITKVLTTNGSKNRTYEVTGPESLSCFEVTEQISEAVGKKIKYVETKPKEFKKDMIDAGVKEPIAEAYSELYKLVRDGICNQVTDDIYKITDRQPHTFDEFLDDNIKFFLKG, encoded by the coding sequence ATGATATTACTTACCGGGTTAAGCAGCACTACCGGACTTAGAGTGGCGAAAAAGCTACTTAAGTCAGGGCACGGTTTTAATGCTTTATTAAAAGACGCGGCTAAAGATTCAGATTTAAAATCAAAGAGAGTAAACCTTGTAAAAGGTTCCCTTGATAACACCGAAAGCCTTGAGAAGGCTATGGACGGCATTGAGAATGCACTTTTGATATCACCCGTTTCTGAGAACCAATTTAAGATAGAGAAAAAATTCATAGATGCAGCAAAAAAATCAGGCGTAAAGCACCTTGTAAAATTCTCGGCAATCGGAGCTGACCCGGACTCAGAGTCAATGATCCTCAGAAATCACGGGCTAAGCGAGAAGCATCTTAAGAAATCAGGCCTGAGGTATACGATAGTCAGGCCAAATCTATTTATGCAGAATTTCGTAGATTTCTACGGTCATGAGATAAAAAAGAAAAAGCAGTTAAAACTTCCTCTTAAAAATGCAAAGTGCGGATACGTAGACCTTAGGGACACAGTCAGAGTAATAACCAAGGTTCTAACTACAAATGGAAGTAAGAATAGGACGTATGAAGTTACTGGCCCGGAATCGCTAAGCTGTTTTGAGGTAACAGAACAAATCTCAGAGGCAGTCGGCAAAAAAATTAAATATGTCGAAACTAAGCCCAAAGAATTTAAGAAAGATATGATTGACGCTGGGGTGAAAGAGCCGATAGCGGAAGCTTATTCCGAACTCTACAAACTTGTTAGAGATGGAATCTGTAATCAGGTTACCGATGATATCTATAAAATCACAGACCGCCAGCCACATACATTTGATGAGTTTTTAGACGACAATATCAAGTTCTTTTTAAAAGGATAA
- a CDS encoding PepSY domain-containing protein, which translates to MKSILIAIIIAGGAFYTQNALADRDASPEDTARVIEALSAIGCPNVGEVEVKGNYFEADDVICNDGKEYEIYLDQNMNVIRKKLDD; encoded by the coding sequence ATGAAATCTATATTGATAGCAATTATTATTGCAGGCGGCGCTTTTTACACACAAAACGCTTTAGCTGACAGAGACGCAAGCCCTGAGGATACCGCAAGAGTAATAGAAGCTCTTAGTGCTATAGGATGTCCAAACGTAGGTGAGGTAGAGGTTAAAGGTAATTATTTCGAAGCTGATGATGTAATCTGTAATGACGGCAAGGAATATGAGATATATCTCGATCAAAACATGAATGTCATCAGAAAAAAACTTGATGATTGA